The Lactuca sativa cultivar Salinas chromosome 2, Lsat_Salinas_v11, whole genome shotgun sequence genome includes a window with the following:
- the LOC122196518 gene encoding uncharacterized protein LOC122196518, with protein MAPPHNQPTQLRLSLPLSFSAEPRRRRCSKAQMCFFKILNIISVFPTVDVTDNNCSSHREEICENKGFAVDRPPTKIEPFEAPATVDNENCVFEKNDRSKSESFVAEESELAVEEERATEHSEISHVGDQSSGIDYNGASEVVVAVVKEEEHRDEGYLGLLIEAAQLILGDEKKPAARSKQVEASTAARGGAKRKQQCWTAATEAEWYAEFEDTSPVVKSKRGRNQVLPYKYRDSVVEPLVRWTSSSTHRSISKAAVPSKRRSK; from the coding sequence ATGGCTCCACCGCATAATCAACCAACTCAGTTACGCTTATCGTTGCCGTTGTCGTTTTCCGCCGAGCCTCGTCGTCGCCGCTGCTCCAAAGCACAAATGTGCTTCTTCAAGATTCTTAACATAATTTCCGTTTTCCCAACCGTCGATGTAACGGATAACAACTGTTCAAGCCATCGTGAGGAGATTTGTGAAAATAAAGGGTTTGCTGTTGACCGTCCTCCGACCAAGATTGAGCCTTTTGAGGCTCCAGCGACGGTAGACAATGAAAATTGCGTGTTCGAGAAGAATGATCGGAGCAAAAGCGAATCCTTTGTTGCGGAGGAATCAGAGTTGGCGGTTGAGGAGGAGAGAGCGACGGAGCACTCGGAGATCTCGCATGTAGGAGATCAGAGCTCGGGAATCGATTACAATGGAGCCTCGGAAGTAGTAGTAGCAGTAGTAAAAGAAGAAGAACATAGAGATGAAGGATATTTAGGTCTGTTAATCGAAGCGGCGCAATTGATTCTCGGCGACGAGAAAAAACCGGCGGCAAGAAGCAAACAAGTGGAGGCATCGACGGCGGCAAGAGGAGGAGCGAAAAGGAAGCAGCAATGTTGGACGGCGGCGACAGAAGCGGAATGGTACGCGGAGTTCGAGGACACATCGCCGGTTGTGAAATCAAAGCGAGGGAGGAATCAGGTGTTGCCGTATAAGTACAGAGATTCGGTGGTGGAGCCGTTGGTACGGTGGACGTCGTCGTCGACTCATAGATCAATCTCAAAAGCAGCAGTCCCTTCGAAACGAAGGTCAAAATAG